The following coding sequences are from one Ctenopharyngodon idella isolate HZGC_01 chromosome 17, HZGC01, whole genome shotgun sequence window:
- the LOC127498702 gene encoding solute carrier family 2, facilitated glucose transporter member 1 → MAFKENQLTVSLLTSIVAAVLGSLQIGYHTGNINAPARVIEEFFNTTWRSRHNQSIPDHSLTFLWSLSVSIKDFGALLGSLGVKGLADTFGRRNAILIVNALSVVGASLMFMSKATASFEVLIVGRLIFGLFCGLVMSLNPLYIQGVSPTNLRGAFATLNQVSFASGILLGMVVGLETVLGTEKYWSLMLSLSLIPATLQYMSLPFCPESPRYLFINRGKEKEAEAALRRLRGNPEMVMKEMEEMREEAAHSETGVTVREFLRKRRYRQPIILVLIINLGSQLSGFNAIINYSTKMFAQSNFDEAKYLTLGVGAVNVAFTIVAFFLVERAGRRKLLLAGFLSLVLCNLLMTITYSILTIIPDIRNIQVLVVFFLISAYEVGPGPISWFIAAELFDQSARPIAMAFTSMLNWGGKFLLALLFPPLLKMCGAYVYLLFMCMALLAFTYTMFRLPETKGRIFDDIAAEFRGAEGIPLHNKTTFNTFT, encoded by the exons ATGGCTTTTAAAGAG AATCAGCTGACCGTTTCGCTGCTGACCTCCATCGTGGCGGCAGTGCTTGGCTCCCTCCAAATAGGATACCACACAGGCAACATCAATGCCCCTGCCAGA GTCATTGAAGAGTTTTTCAACACAACATGGAGATCCAGACACAATCAATCAATACCAGACCACAGTCTCACGTTCCTGTGGTCCCTTTCTGTTAGTATTAAGGACTTTGGAGCACTGCTTGGTTCACTGGGGGTCAAAGGTCTTGCTGATACTTTTGGGAG GCGTAATGCCATTCTGATAGTGAATGCCTTATCAGTGGTGGGTGCCTCCCTGATGTTCATGAGCAAAGCCACAGCATCATTTGAAGTGCTTATTGTGGGTCGGCTGATCTTTGGTTTGTTCTGTGGCCTGGTGATGAGCCTGAACCCGCTGTACATTCAGGGTGTCTCACCCACAAACCTCCGTGGTGCCTTTGCAACTCTGAACCAGGTCTCCTTTGCCTCAGGCATTCTGCTGGGCATG GTGGTGGGCTTGGAAACGGTATTGGGTACAGAGAAATATTGGTCCCTGATGTTGTCTCTGTCCCTTATTCCTGCAACGCTCCAATATATGAGCCTTCCTTTTTGCCCTGAGAGCCCCCGCTACCTCTTCATCAACAGGGGCAAAGAAAAAGAAGCAGAGGCGG CCCTGAGGAGACTTCGGGGAAATCCAGAGATGGTGATGAAAGAAATGGAGGAGATGAGAGAGGAAGCAGCCCATAGTGAAACAGGAGTGACTGTGAGAGAATTCCTCAGGAAGCGTCGCTATAGACAGCCAATAATACTTGTGCTTATTATAAACTTGGGCAGCCAGTTATCTGGATTCAATGCG ATCATAAATTATTCTACAAAAATGTTTGCCCAGTCCAATTTTGATGAAGCCAAATATCTGACACTAGGGGTGGGGGCCGTCAATGTGGCATTCACCATAGTAGCA tTCTTTTTGGTGGAGAGAGCGGGACGCAGGAAGTTGTTGCTTGCTGGATTTCTGTCACTAGTGCTCTGCAACCTACTTATGACCATCACATATTCCATACTG ACCATAATTCCAGACATCCGTAATATTCAGGTGCTGGTGGTTTTCTTCCTGATCTCAGCTTATGAAGTGGGGCCTGGGCCAATCTCTTGGTTCATTGCCGCTGAGCTTTTTGACCAGTCGGCCCGTCCCATTGCCATGGCCTTCACTAGTATGCTTAACTGGGGAGGGAAGTTTTTACTAGCACTGCTCTTTCCACCTCTGCTG AAAATGTGTGGAGCCTACGTCTACCTCCTCTTCATGTGTATGGCCTTGCTCGCCTTCACCTACACCATGTTTCGTCTCCCTGAGACCAAGGGACGCATTTTTGATGACATTGCGGCTGAGTTCCGTGGGGCCGAGGGAATTCCACTACATAACAAAACCACATTTAACACGTTTACCTGA